Below is a genomic region from Nitrospinota bacterium.
TGCCTGATGACAGGTGGTCTGACATTTTAATGCAGGGGACCCGGAAGTAAAGGTTTCATAAGCCACACCAGGCTCAACGAAAGTAACCAGAGTGAATAGCAAACTCATCGACAGGGAGGTTGCTGTTTTTGTGGCTGATATGAGAGAATTCATTATGAAATTATAAAATATACGGAATAATCGGATTTTGCCCGGAAATAGTAATATCTAGGGCGCTAATCATTGATACTAAAAGAAGCTGTCGAATGAGTCAAAGCAAAATTCTTCGAAGCAGAATGTGGAAAATAGTTTACGGAGCCGGAAAATGGAAGTGTGGCGGTTGATCGAAGATGGAACGGGTGACGGCGCCATGAATATGGCCACGGACCGAGCGATTCTCGAGGCCTGTGGTCAGGGCAAGGCTCCGCCCACATTGCGGCTTTACGGCTGGCAACAGCCGACTGTCACCACCGGGTATTCACAAGATAGCTGCCGGGATTTAGATATGAATCGTTGCCGTTCTCTCGGAATTCCGGTCGTTTCACGTCCCACCGGCGGCAGGGCTCTTTTGCATGACAAGGAGCTGACTTACAGTCTGGTGGCTCCCATTCCGCACCCTCGGTTTCCTCCCAACTTACGTTCTGCGTTTCAGGTAGTATCAGAAGCCCTTCTCCTTTCCCTCGGCAAGATGGGCATCGAGGATGCCGCAATGGCCAAAAATCGCGGGGTTTCCGTGAATGGAAGATCGCCTTCCTGCTTTTCATCATTGAATCATTGTGAAATAACCGTTAATAATAAAAAGTTGATCGGCAGTGCCCAGCGCAGAAAGAGCCGTTCGTTTCTGCAACAGGGTTCTTTGTGGATAGATTGCGACCGGGAGTTGATGAATTCCCTGTTTCGCTTTAATCTGCCGCAAATACGGGAAGCCAATTTGAAAATTCTTGAACGCAATACCATCTCATTAAATCAACTTTGCAAAAAGGAAGTCAGGTTTGAAGAGGTGGCAGAGGCGTTTCAAAAGGGATTTCAAAGTGCTTTTCCGGTAAAGTGGGAGCGCGGAGAATTGAGTGTCTATGAAATGGATTTGCGTGACCGATTTCTTAATCAAAAGGATTAGCTGAATGCATGTAATGAATATTTCTAAAAACCGGATGTGGGTTCTGG
It encodes:
- a CDS encoding lipoate--protein ligase family protein, producing the protein MENSLRSRKMEVWRLIEDGTGDGAMNMATDRAILEACGQGKAPPTLRLYGWQQPTVTTGYSQDSCRDLDMNRCRSLGIPVVSRPTGGRALLHDKELTYSLVAPIPHPRFPPNLRSAFQVVSEALLLSLGKMGIEDAAMAKNRGVSVNGRSPSCFSSLNHCEITVNNKKLIGSAQRRKSRSFLQQGSLWIDCDRELMNSLFRFNLPQIREANLKILERNTISLNQLCKKEVRFEEVAEAFQKGFQSAFPVKWERGELSVYEMDLRDRFLNQKD